A window of Microbacterium sp. Root61 genomic DNA:
ATGAGCGCGCTCGTGATCAACGTGAGCGGCATCGTCTTCCTCGTGGAGACGCTGATCCGCCGCGACGAGGGCGCCGGCCGCATCTGGGCGCTGGCTTTCCTCGCCGGGATGCTCACGACGCTCGCCTATCTCGTCTGGGCGTACGACTCATCGGCATGGTGGGCGATCGCGATCGGCAACGCAGCCTTCGTCGCCAACGCCGGATGCATGTGGCTCGGATGCCGCAGCTACAACGATCGACGGATGACCGGCGCGACGCTCGCCGTTGTCGGAATGGTTGTGGCGACCTTCCTCGCGGCATTCCTGCGCGGCCCCGACGGGGGCGACTGGGCGGGCGCCCTCTGGATGTTCGTCGGGCTGATCGTCTTCGCCGGAGTCGGAGCGGCGGAGGCGCTGCGCGGCGAGATGGGCGGCATCCGGACCGCGTGGGGGCTCGCATTCGTCCTCGGGCTCGAGGCCGTGTACTGCCTGGTGCGCATGATCGTCTTCCGGGTGGCCGGTCCGGAGAGCGAACTGTTCCAAGTCTGGTTCAGCACCGTGAGCATGAGTTTCGTGACCGTCACACTCACGATCGTGGCGCTCGTCGTGACCTCGGTGTTGCGCTCCCGGCGCGCACAGATCCGCGGCTACATGCGCGCCAGCGAGATCGAATGGCCCGACGACGGCGTGCTTCCCTCGTTCGCCTTCACCCGTGCGCTCCAGGAGGTCGCGCTCCGCGCCGAGCGCCGGTCGGAGCTCGTCGCGGTCATCGCGGTCCGCATCGACGATCTCGAGCAGATCTCGACCGCTTTCGGGGGCGACGTCGTGCGGTCCGTCATCGGCTCATGGCGCACCGGGGTGCGCCGATACGCACCGTCGAGCTCGCTCGTGGGCGAGGACGGCCCGGACGGGCTCGTGGTCGGCGTGGTCAGTGTCTCCGCCGCGGATGCCCGTCGACAGGCGGCACAGATCTATCGCGGACTGTTCGAGGAGCTCGGCTCGGTGACAGACGGGATCATCCCGGTCGTCGGGGTCGGCGTAGCCCTGAGCGACACCTCCGGCTTCGACATCGACGAGCTGGTGCGGGTGGCGCGGGATGCCGCCACCAGCGCCGCGCTGAGCGTCGAGTCGTCGGTCCTGGTCGGCGAGGCCGTCAGGGAGGACGTCAGTCGGCGGTGAGACGGTAGCCGACGCCGCGGACCGTCTCGATCCACTGCGGATCGCGCGGGGATTCGCCGAGCTTGCGGCGGATGTTGGCCATGTGGACCTCGATCGCGCGGGCATCGCTGTCGCTGAGGAACTCGGTCCCCGTGTAGCGTTCGCCTCGGAGCATCAGCGCGAGCTCGCCCTTGGTGCGTACGCGACGCCCACCCTCGAGGAGCTCAGCGAGAAGGTCGAACTCGCTGCGTGTGAGATCGAGTTCATCCTCGTGGAGCATCGTGATCCGGTTGTCGGGGTGCAGCCGGAGGCCTTTGTGGTGGAGCCATCCCGTCTCGGGGTGGCTCGTCGCGGGAGTGGACGGCACGACCGGAGCCGCGGTGGGCGGGGCGGTCGCGACGGTGGCGGTGTGCACGCGCGGCCGACGCAGCATCGCCTCGATGCGGGCGCGCAGCTCACGAGGACGGAACGGCTTGGTCACGTAGTCGTCGGCACCGGATTCGAGTCCGATGAGGGCGTCGATCTCCTCCGTGCGGGCCGTCAGCATGACGATGTACGTGGTGCTGGAGGCGCGGATGCGCTTGGCCGCCTCGAACCCGTCCATGCCGGGCATGTTGACATCCAGCGTGGTGACGATGGGCTGCACCCGCTGGACGAGCTCGATGCCTTCGAGCCCCGTCATCGCGGTGTGGACCGTGAAACCGGCCTGTTCCAGCACATCGGCCAGGAGAGAGCGGATATCCGCCTCATCCTCGATCACCACGGCAACGCGCGCTTCCTCCACCGATCCACCCCTTGCGCGCGGACCTGCTGTCGTGTGGGGGTCCGCGACCTCGGTCAGGATATCCCAGAACAGACGCGAGAACGGTTCACCGGCCATGCTCGATGCCCCTCACTGTGCCGCCCGCCGGATCGACGGACCGGCCGGCCGTGTCGTCGTGAAGGTCACCGGGGAGGCCGCCCCCACGGCCGCCCCGGTGTGGCGCCCTGCGCGTCGCTCGCCCCCAGCGAGTGACGCGGCTTCGGCGCGTCTCTGCGCCCCCGTACGGGAGCGGGCATGCGTCGCACCATGACATCAGCCCCAGACCGACCGTGGTGACCCCCCGAGCCACAGCGCACAGCGTGTCGATGCCGGCCAGCAGTCATGGGCCCCCGCGCGACGCGTCGCAACTTTCCCATCACTGTCCCTCCCTCGACCGGTTCGGCATCGTGTGCGTCGCGGCTGGTGCCGTGGTGCGACAGGAATGACGCTATGAGCCGCGCCTCAAGGCAGCCTCAGGGAAGTACCAAGCGATCCCGAGGATCGGGTTCCTGAGGAAAAACTGAGCCAAAATCGCGATTCGCGGATGAGGCGACCGCGGTCGTGGCATCCTCGATGCATGCCGATTGTCGCGCTCACCGGGGGCATCGCCTCCGGAAAATCCACCATCGCGCGCCGCCTCGTCGAGCACGGTGCCGTGCTCGTCGACGCGGATGCGCTCGTCCGCGAGGTCCAGCAGCCGGGCAGTCCTGTGCTCGATGCGATCGCGGCGGAGTTCGGCGAGGATGTGCTGCTGCCGGACGGCTCGCTGGATCGGGCGGCGCTCGGATCCCGTGTGTTCGGCGACCCCGACGCGGTGCGCCGGCTCAACGCGATCGTGCACCCCGCCGTCCGCACGGAGTCGACGCGACGGATGCAGGAGGCACTGGCCGCGGATCCCGCCGCGGTCGTCGTGTACGACGTGCCGCTGCTGGTGGAGGCACGAGCATCCGATCCCTGGCAGCTGATCATCGTGGCGCACGCGCCGGCCGAGGTGCGCCTGGAACGGCTCGTCAGCCTGCGAGGGATGACTGCCGAAGACGCCACCGCACGGATCGCCTCACAGGTCTCGGACGAGGCCCGCCTCGCCATCGCGGATGTCGTGATCGACACGGCGGGAACGATGGACGACACCCTCCGTCAGGTCGACGCGCTCTGGTCGGAGCTGCCGACGCGCATCGCGGAACGGGCCGCCGGCTCGGCCTAAAACGCGACATCCGTCTGATACGGCCCTGTCACGTCGCGTTCACGACCCTGGCGTAGAGTCCCCGCACGGACGCGGCACGACCGGCGGAGGGAGCGGGACAGATGACTTTGCGCACACAGGGACGGCACGCGATGCCGCCCGCACCGGACGACGGCGACTGGGACGACTTCGCCATGGGCGACTTCGAGTCCGGCGAGGACGACTCGATCTGAGGCGGCAGCCTCCGCGCTCGGCTGATACGGCTCGGCTGCCCCCGCGCTTCGGCGCCGGGGCGGCTCCGCCGTGCGCATCTTGCCCGGGGATCCGCGCAACCGAGGATGTAAAGAGCTTCACATGTAGCGGTGGGACGTGCCGTCTCGCCGTGTTTGAGTTGTCACGGTGACGGCGCACGACGCGCACCGAGAGTGGCACACAGCGTCCGCATCGGTGACACCACGAACTCTCAACGACGAGGAGGTCAATGTTGAAGACGACGAGAATGATGCGCCTGTCGCGCACCCTGACGATGGTGACTGCTATCGGTGCGACCGTTGCGCTGCTGGCCGGTTGTGCCGGATCAGCGAAGAACCCTGAACCCCAAGCGACCGCGACGAAGGGTGACACCCTCAACGTCGCGGTCCCCGCGGCGCCGACGAGTCTCGACCCCGCGAACATGGAGCAGTCCACGAGCACGTTCGCCCAGCCGGCCTACGACGCTCTCATCTTGGAGGATTCCGACGGGAAGCTGCTGCCGGGTCTCGCGACCGAGTGGCAATACCTCGACGACGAGAACAAGGTGTTCGAGCTCACGCTTCGCGAAGGGGTCACCTTCTCCGACGGATCCCCCCTGAACGCCGAGGCGCTCGTGACGAACTTCGAGTACTTCAACGAAGGCACGAGCAACGTCGGCACCTTGATCTCCGGTGGCAGTTACGAGGCGACCGGCGAGTACACAGTGACGATGACGTGGGACACCCCGCACCCTCTCGTACCGAACACGCTGACTCAGCGCTGGGTCGCGGGGATGGTCATCTCGGCTGAAGCGATCGAGTCGGACCCACAGGGCCTCGCCACTCAGACCGCGGGGGCAGGACCCTACGTGTTGGATGCCGCGGCCACGGTGTCAGGGTCGAAGTACACCTACGTCGCACGAGATGACTACTGGGCCCCGGAGGATCAGCACTGGGAGAAGATCGTGCTCACGGTCGTGGAGACCACGGATCAGCGGCTGAACGGTTTGAAGACCGGCGAGTTCGACTACGTATCGGGAGATCTGACGACCGCATCCGCTGCGGAGTCGGAGGGATTCCAGGTCGCATTCGCGCCGACGATCTTTGTCGGACTCGCACTCAACGACCGTGCAGGCACGATGTCGCCGCTCGACGATGTTCGAGTCCGTCAGGCGATCAACTTCGCGCTCGACCGTGAAACCGTTGCGGATGCGCTGGTGGGGGAGTACGGATTCGCGTCGGAGCAGACCGTCGTGCCGTCCGAGTCCGGATATGTCGAAGCGCTCGCCGGACACTACGAATACGATCCGAAGAAGGCCGAAGAGCTTCTCGCCGAGGCCGGATATCCGGATGGATTCACGCTGCCCGTGGTGGCCAGTACCTCGGCGACTCAGGCCCTGATCTCTCAGGTCATCGTGCAGCAGTTGGCGGAGGTCGGCATCACGATCGAACTGGATGCGCGTCCGTCGGCGGACTACTTCCAGGGCATGGCCGGCGCACAGTTCCCCGCCGCCGTGGTCGGATACGGTTCTCAGCCGATGTGGATGGAGTATGACGGACTGTTCGGTCCGTCCGCGGTCTTCAACCCGTTCCACACGCAGAGCGCCGAGATCGACGCGCTGTACACGGAGGCGGCCATGGCCGAGCCGGAGAAGCGTCGCGGCCTGGAAGAGGAGATCCAGTCGATTCTGGTCAAAGACGCGTGGTTCGCCCCGATGGTGTACCTCCCGGTCTTCGTCTTCGCCAGCACAGACCTCGCGCCGATCGTCTCGACGCCGGCGAGGCCTCAGGTACCGCTGCGCGAGATCGCGCCGGCCGAGTAGCCCGACAGTCGCGGGTGCCCACCCCTCGGAGTGGGCACCCGCGATACCGATCCCTGTGTCCACCCAACTGCTGAGGACCCGAATGCTGTTCAGAAGGCTCCTGAAATGGTTCGCGATGAGCGTTGTGCTGCTCTTCGCGATCTCGGCGCTCACGTTCGTCCTCGTCTCGCTGACGCCCGGCGATGCTGCGCGCACGGTCGTGGGTCCCACCGCCAGTCAAGAAAAATACGAACAGGTCCGGGCGCAGCTCGGCCTGGACCTTCCGGTCTGGGAGCAGTACATCACCTGGATCGGCGGTGTCCTGAGGGGTGACTTCGGACGTTCCCTGGTCACCGGCGTCCCCATCAGCGAGATCCTCCAGGACCGCATCGAGCCGACGATCGTGCTCATGCTCTGCACGTTCGTGTGCGCTTCCTTGCTGGGCATCACGTTCGGTGTCCTGTCAGCCTCCAAGGGCGGGTGGCTCGGAAAGTCATCCGATGTCGCAAGCCTGCTCGGGATGGCGGTACCGACGTTCTGGATCGGGCTCGTGCTGGCGGCCGTCTTCGCCGTCCAGCTCCGACTTCTGCCGACCAGCGGCTACACCCCTTTGGTGGACGGCTTCGGCCCCTGGCTGCAGCACATGATTCTCCCCGTCGTCACGCTGACGCTCGGCGGGACTGCTCTCCTGGCCAAACAGACCCGTGACGCGGTGGCCGAGCAGTTGGCGCAACCGTACGTGGTGCTTTTGCGGGCGCACGGTGTCTCGGAGCGCACGATCGTGTGGCGGCACGCGCTGCGCAACGCCGCGGTTCCCATCGTGACGATCCTCGGAATGAAGATGATCGGCCTGACCTCCGGCACGGTCCTCAT
This region includes:
- the coaE gene encoding dephospho-CoA kinase; translation: MPIVALTGGIASGKSTIARRLVEHGAVLVDADALVREVQQPGSPVLDAIAAEFGEDVLLPDGSLDRAALGSRVFGDPDAVRRLNAIVHPAVRTESTRRMQEALAADPAAVVVYDVPLLVEARASDPWQLIIVAHAPAEVRLERLVSLRGMTAEDATARIASQVSDEARLAIADVVIDTAGTMDDTLRQVDALWSELPTRIAERAAGSA
- a CDS encoding ABC transporter substrate-binding protein — encoded protein: MKTTRMMRLSRTLTMVTAIGATVALLAGCAGSAKNPEPQATATKGDTLNVAVPAAPTSLDPANMEQSTSTFAQPAYDALILEDSDGKLLPGLATEWQYLDDENKVFELTLREGVTFSDGSPLNAEALVTNFEYFNEGTSNVGTLISGGSYEATGEYTVTMTWDTPHPLVPNTLTQRWVAGMVISAEAIESDPQGLATQTAGAGPYVLDAAATVSGSKYTYVARDDYWAPEDQHWEKIVLTVVETTDQRLNGLKTGEFDYVSGDLTTASAAESEGFQVAFAPTIFVGLALNDRAGTMSPLDDVRVRQAINFALDRETVADALVGEYGFASEQTVVPSESGYVEALAGHYEYDPKKAEELLAEAGYPDGFTLPVVASTSATQALISQVIVQQLAEVGITIELDARPSADYFQGMAGAQFPAAVVGYGSQPMWMEYDGLFGPSAVFNPFHTQSAEIDALYTEAAMAEPEKRRGLEEEIQSILVKDAWFAPMVYLPVFVFASTDLAPIVSTPARPQVPLREIAPAE
- a CDS encoding ABC transporter permease, which encodes MLFRRLLKWFAMSVVLLFAISALTFVLVSLTPGDAARTVVGPTASQEKYEQVRAQLGLDLPVWEQYITWIGGVLRGDFGRSLVTGVPISEILQDRIEPTIVLMLCTFVCASLLGITFGVLSASKGGWLGKSSDVASLLGMAVPTFWIGLVLAAVFAVQLRLLPTSGYTPLVDGFGPWLQHMILPVVTLTLGGTALLAKQTRDAVAEQLAQPYVVLLRAHGVSERTIVWRHALRNAAVPIVTILGMKMIGLTSGTVLIETVFVIPGLGGYSVNATLLHDLPVVQIITLIFTVVIVVTNLVVEIVYSRLNVKETTA
- a CDS encoding diguanylate cyclase; this encodes MNLDLVSVSIMSALVINVSGIVFLVETLIRRDEGAGRIWALAFLAGMLTTLAYLVWAYDSSAWWAIAIGNAAFVANAGCMWLGCRSYNDRRMTGATLAVVGMVVATFLAAFLRGPDGGDWAGALWMFVGLIVFAGVGAAEALRGEMGGIRTAWGLAFVLGLEAVYCLVRMIVFRVAGPESELFQVWFSTVSMSFVTVTLTIVALVVTSVLRSRRAQIRGYMRASEIEWPDDGVLPSFAFTRALQEVALRAERRSELVAVIAVRIDDLEQISTAFGGDVVRSVIGSWRTGVRRYAPSSSLVGEDGPDGLVVGVVSVSAADARRQAAQIYRGLFEELGSVTDGIIPVVGVGVALSDTSGFDIDELVRVARDAATSAALSVESSVLVGEAVREDVSRR
- a CDS encoding response regulator transcription factor; the protein is MEEARVAVVIEDEADIRSLLADVLEQAGFTVHTAMTGLEGIELVQRVQPIVTTLDVNMPGMDGFEAAKRIRASSTTYIVMLTARTEEIDALIGLESGADDYVTKPFRPRELRARIEAMLRRPRVHTATVATAPPTAAPVVPSTPATSHPETGWLHHKGLRLHPDNRITMLHEDELDLTRSEFDLLAELLEGGRRVRTKGELALMLRGERYTGTEFLSDSDARAIEVHMANIRRKLGESPRDPQWIETVRGVGYRLTAD